Below is a window of Lepisosteus oculatus isolate fLepOcu1 chromosome 8, fLepOcu1.hap2, whole genome shotgun sequence DNA.
TTCTCCTAGTTGAAAGACGGACTCCACATTAACGTGTATGAGAAATATGTATTCTGTGTTTAGAGAGAACTAGCTGTCTAAGAACAGTCTTGTAATTTGGCATTTCAGAAGATCTGTGACATTACAGTTAACATTGAGCAAAATAATAGTTACAGTATGATACTTTTGAAAACCTTCTTCCAGTCCTGTTGGTTAGGGGTAGCTAATGTGGTTAGCTAATGGttctgtaattgtgttttacatgttaaaacaaaatactaatACCAATATATTTCACTGTGCAACCAAATCACATATTTCTATTAAATAATAACCAAGTTTGTTTCTTACTAGCATTCAATGCTGCCACAACAACACTTTACTCACCTGTAAAAATAACTACCTTCTTCACTGCTTCATAAACACTTTATTTGTGTAGTCGAATGCAGTGATTATGATATTGACTTCTCCTTATTCTGGAGCTTTGACCAGCTGAGGACTAAAGCAAGAACAGTTCTAACAATATGAATAACGCAACTGAATCATTTGATGTCATGTCTTACACCTTATTGATCTGactttaatactgtaaatagaatgcaacaacaaaaacaaatacccAATGTTCAATTTCTTTTCCTCTATTAAATCTGCAAATATAGATCAGAAATCTGCAATACAGACaagaatgtttctttttgtcttctGGATGTGTACATCTACAGATAGCAATACAAcactttattatatattttaaagaaggaatgataacattttgtgaaataatatacatttaatgAAGATAAGCATCTAGAAAAAGATAAACCAACTTTTAAAACCACACATGATAAAGGTTTGTGCAATATTTATTGTactacaaaaacattaaataagtaTTGTGCAATATGTTAATTTTGAACTTAGTTAATGGGATTCACATTTTTGGATTAAATGTAACTTCATAGGAAAGGATTGCACTACACTGACAGGTGCAGAGGTTAGGCTGTTGAATGCAGCTACTGCTTGGCACTGTGGGagtggagcggtggcactgtggctggaaggttgctggttcaaatcctacggctggcagaggaatcctactccgttgggcccctgagcaaggcccttaaccccaactgctccaggggcactgtacaatggctgaccctgcgctctgaccccaagcttctctccctgtctgtgtatctgtgtctcatggagagaaaactggggtatgcaaaaagaccaattcctaatgcaagaaattgtatatggccaataaagtgatcttatcttattccaGAACTCTGAAcaacagaggatttggagcagAGACAGTATTTTAAGTGATGATAACAAACCTGAATGAAATACTGCCATGTCATTCACCTGTCTGGTCCAACTTGAATCTACACAACATAACTCTTAAAAAACAGTCGAAACACCCATCACTCAATGTTTCATTTATTCTATTAAATCTGCAGAACACAGATTTGAAATTGAGCAATTCTGTAGACCATAATTTCTGGATTTTATGCAGATAATGATTATAGATGTAATGAAATGTACAGTGGTATTGATTCTAAGAGGAGAAGGATTGCATTTGTCAGAGCTAATAGGCCtacatgttaatttaaaaaatataattccatAGTTAAATCTATAAcataaatgaaatatatatCAAACATCAAATGTAAgacaaatattgttttgtaatcaacaaatggtACACCTTTATGTAAGCTTTATtttgtacaataaaaaaaactatcattTGTGCAAAACAAACTTCAGCTTTGAGTGCAGTttcatgtttgtttaaaaagcaacaaaattattttcagaaaaagaatGGACTACAATGCACTTATACATGTATGAATACACCATATAAAATGGAAAGTGACATGCAGCTGTTTaaatataactttaaaaaaCTGCAGATATATTGCTACAATTCTTTCCTTAGTTTGAGACAATGactattgcattttaaataaaagaaattccAAAGATCTATAAATAAAAACTcacaacataaaataaagtaaataattagATATAATCACACATATTTTATGTAAGGGCATGCATTTAAAAGTCTCAAAAGTATGAACCACAAAGTACttcaatattatttaaattatgttcAGGTACTCTTccagtataaaaaaataatacaatataaaagaCAGGAATACCATTATATTGCTGATCATCATATGAGTCGCAAGAGGGCTACTTTCAAAGATGCAGGACACAAAAATGCAATGAcgacttgaaaataaaaaacaaatgcattagCCTTATTAAAACAAGTATACATGCCTTTTCTACGTTGTAAAACCTGATAAATGTAAACAAGATCGAAAAATGACGAACACTCAATTCACCCTCATGCTTTTTGAGAAATACCAAAAAGTTATGTCTTCTTCTTTTCCACAGCCTCAGTCCCAGACTGTTCTGGGGTCAGCTTCCAAAAAGTTATGTAAACtactttaaacaaaaacagcaactgATCTTTTTGCACATATATCAGTAACTCAATAACAttgtcttttacatttttacaaaaaaaaaactgtttggaTCCGGGTCATGTCAGGTTTTTCTACTTGAAGTGAGTAAGctgatgtgtttttaaatggcAAGACTGGGTAAAAGTCTTCCTGCATACAGAACACTCAAATGGTCTTTGTCCTGTATGAATTACATAGTGTCTTTTGAGTTTAGAGGGAGAATCAAAGCTTTTGAAGCATATAGCACATTGATAAAGGCTCCTGCTTGTACTTTTTGCTTGGGTCTGATTTTTAAAAGTGCACTTGTGCACTTGAAGCTTCCTTTCTGTTCCAAAATAACGATTGCATTCCATGCACTTGAAAAGTCCACTCGGACTGGAGGAACTCCAGTATCCATTAGTATAATCAGACTCTGAGGCCGTATCAAGTTCAGGCAGATCATCCCCTGATCTCTCAACTGCTACCTGATTCGTATTATATTGTGGACAGGTTTTAGAATCGGCTTCAAGCTGCCATGACTGATGCATATTCTGGCCCTGATGATCCTCACTGAAGTCATTGTTTGTTACCTCCTGCTGAAGGGAATCTGAGCCACCAAACTGTTTTGCATGAATTCGCTGATGAACTTTGAGATGTGCAGCCTGTCTAAATGACTTATTACACACAGAACACTCAAAGGGCTTCTCCCCAGCATGAATTAAGTAATGCCTTTCAAGTTTTGAAGGGGAGGAAAAACATTTGAGACATTCAGAACACTTATGCTTCTTCTCTTTCTGTTTCAATCCATCTTCTACTTTTGCAGATGAGTCTGTGGCACATTCTTCCAGTATTTCGTCTGATACTGTATCATTAGCTTCTTGTGCTGGATCCAAACTGCCATTAACAGTTAAGCACTGGTTAGTGTTCTGTCCATGTGGTTCTGAAACACAGTCTGCCTGCTCTTCTAGACCTTTTATGTTTTCCTGAATAGCTCCAGATGCACACCATGGTATTTCATAAGTCAGCTTTTCAGAAGGGGGGTGATTCTCTGATTGATTCTGAAGACTGCAGGGATGTTCTTTCTCAAAATCACTTTGCGTCTTATCACAGAATTTCCACTCTGAATGGGTGTGCTGGTGATTCTGAAGGTGACAAAGCTGCCTAAATGACTTTTCACACATGTAACATTTAAAAGGTTTCAGACCAGTGTGAATAAGGAAGTGCCTTTTGAGTTTGGAAGGGGAATTAAAACTCTTTGGGCATACTGAGCACTGATATTCCTTCCTTTGACAACCTTTCCCTTGGCTTGATTCAGGGAGATTTGTCTGGGGCATATTACAACTCTCTTCTTCAGAAAGACATGTGCTGTATTCACCCATTGTGCTTTGTGGTGGATTATGTGGAACTGCTGGCTCAGCTAGGTTTAGCTTTTGTTCTTGCAGGACAAGGGACAGAGAAGACACAGCAAACTGATCATCATAAAGAGATACTCCCTGTGCACTCTGGTTGTGCTCCTGGTTTACATTACTTTCATAAGAATGTTTTAATGCTCTTAACTTCTTAAGGGTATGTTGATGGGTTTTTAAATGAGATGGTTGCCTAAATGAATTTGAACAAATGTAACACATGAAAGGCTTCTGTGCAGTATGAATTAAATGATGCCTGTCTTGTTGAGAAGGTGCTTCAAAGCATTTTAAGCATCTGGTGCATTGATAAATCCTTTTACTGTCATGAACACTTTCTCCATTTTCAGCCTCATGATTCTGCATGTTAAGAGCCAGTGAATCCGCAGTAAAACTGCTCTCTACTTCTTTATTCTCTGGTGTTCCACTGCCATCGACAGCATAACtttcttgtttcaaaacatcagaCCGTAATGTGTCTGTatgttgtttctgtttcttgtcTTGGGAGACACTGGCATGGGACAAAATGCTAGGGGAAAGGTGTCCTTGAGGACTGTGGTCTCCATGGTGCAGTGGCTGACtaatggactttttaagaccaTTGTGACTTTGTTGGTGTCTTTTTAAATGAGTCAGCTGTCTAAATTTCCTTTCACAAACATAGCATTCAAAAGGTTTCTGCCCTGTATGTGAAAGATAATGCCTTTGAAGTTTGGAAGGACAATCAAAACTCTTGTGACACAAGCAGCACTGATGGATAcgctttttgacattttttcctTCTGTGCGTCCAGTATTTTGATGCCCTAGTGACGTCTGATCTTGCATCAGACATTTCTTTTGCACTGGTGTTCCGTTTGTGTCCGTCACTAAATCAACATAGTTATCCAGGATGGGCTTCTCAGATTCTAAGTGTGCAGAGGATTCAGTGAGTTGGACTCCATCGTGTGTTTTTCCAGCTCCACTAAAGAAAGCCGCCGGTGCAGTGTTAGACACACTGTGTAACAGAGGTGGTCTCTTCTGGGTGTGGTTCTGCTTTATGTCTGCCACCCTCCTGAGAGAAATAAGCCTCCTGTGTTGCAAGTTGCTTTTCATAGTTTTTATATCTCTGTGAGTGCGGTAGTGGGCTTTTAAATGGGATGACTGTCTGAAGGCCCTCCGGCAAATATGGCACTCAAAAGGCCTCTGTCCAGTATGAATGAGATAATGCCTCTCTAGTTGTGAGGGTGCActaaagcattttaaacatttagagCACTGATAGACTCTTCTGCTGACATCTGCATTGTCACTGTTTTCAGAAATGTAGGTGTGGTTCGCCTGATACACTTCTTCGGTAAAAGCATCCTCATCTATAGTATGTTCAGCGATTTTACTGAATTCCACTAAATTTGTGTCTTCTTGTGACTGCGGAGCATTATCATGATTAGGCTGACTTTGAGATGTTTTCTCATTTCCCTGGGACTGATCCTGACTGCTCAATCTGTTCGCATTAAgaaatttctgctgctgaaaggcACTTTTGAAAGCCCTCCATTTGTTGTGGGTACGCTGATGTACTTTTAAGTGTATGGCTTGCCTGAATTCTTTACCACATGCAAAGCATCGAAATGGCTTCTGCCCAGTATGGGTCAAGTAATGCCTTTGAAGTTTGGAAGGGCAATCAAAGCATTTTAAACACATCAAACACGGATGTGTCCTGTGGTTTTTAATCTTGTCCGAGCCCAGAGTATGTTCCTCAGGCAAGCTTTCTGTTGAAATTGAGATCCGTGTTTCGGGCTGATCGAAACTTTCACTGctgctaaaaatgttttcttgagCATTCGCTATATTCATATCCGAATCAATTTCAGGAGGCTGCGACTCTTCCAGTTCACTTTGTTCAAGAGGGTTTTGCTCCAAAGAGGCATCTAAATTCAAAGCAGTCTCTGCAATCAAACTTCCACTTCTAATTTGCTGAGGGGTAGAAGGGTCACGGTCAATGTTTGTCTCTTCCTGCTGCAAATGTTCAAGTCTGATGTGGGTGCGTTTATggaattttaaatgttcaaGCTGTCTAAATGTCTTGCCACATGCTTTACAATCAAAAGGTCTTTGCCCTGTATGAATTAAAAAGTGTCTCTGGAGTTTATAAGGtgatgtaaaatattttgagcACATAGCACACTGATGGAGTTTCCTGTTAAGTGTTTGGTGTTCACTTTTAGTATAATCAATTGTTTGTTGTAACAGATTATTTGAAATTGTCTCCTCAGGTGCTACAGTGTCTGCAGCCTCTTCATCCTTGTTGTCATGCCAGTGTTCGTATGGCTCTTCTGGTTTCACAACAATATTAAGTTGAAGCTGTTTAGCCTGTTGTAGGGCATTCTCTTCGCAGGGCTGGAAAGATCTTTGCTGCACGTTGTCCGTGTCCCCAGATGGATGTTGCCTGTGGTGGCCATCAGTTAAAGCAGAATCCTGAACAGTCCCCGAGTCTTGTCCCAGGAATACATAATTAGAATCATCCACTTTTCTGTGCTTTGCCTGATGTTTTTTCAAATGAGCTGCTTGTCTAAATGTTACACCACAGATTGGGCATTTGAATGGCCGTAATCCTGTGTGAATCAGGTAGTGGCGCTCAAGTTTTGAAGCAAATTTAAAAGACTTCAAGCAGATGCTGCACTGATTGCGAACATATCCGTTTTCATGGACAGATTTCTCATCTAATGCAGTGAAATTAAGGAGCTGTTTTGTTTCCGTTTTGAGATCATGTATAGGTGAAGGCGCTGTGAGATCTTCTTCACTATTTGAAGATTTGTTGTTGGACTCATGCGCAGGAGTGATATTAACAGAACAATTCAGTTGGGACGGTGGATATGAGCTCATAGGCTTGTGCTCTTTGGGGCTACAGAGTTGTGCTGGAACCAAAAAAGATTCATCACAATTTGAAAGCAGATGTTTACTATGGCTTTCATCTTGGTCATCAAATTCACCTGTCTCACCAAACGCCTCCTCTTGCAGAATATTATCAAAGTCTCTGCCATTTCTGTGGGTTTCTTGATGAACTTTTAAATGTGCCAGTTGTCTAAAGGTCTTTCCGCATTCCCAGCAATCAAAGGGCCTCAGATCAGTGTGAATAAGATAATGCCTCCTTAGTTTAGAAGGGGAACTAAAgcatttcagacaaactgaaCACAGATGATTCCTCTTCTGTTCACCATTAGCAGACAAACACTGACTTTTCTGTTCAGAATCAAGGCATTTTTCGGGTAATTCACATTTTGTCACACTCTTATTAAAAGCCATTTGATCTAAATGACTAGACTCACACATTACATTACTGGCACTTTTAGGTATGTGTAAATTACTTAAATGCTGTTCTTCGGTAGTGTAAGACTGTGCAGAGTTACACTCATTCTCTACACTCATCACACGAATCTCATTCAGTGCGTTGTCTTCAAATTGCAACTCATTGTCACCATTATCAAAGTTCCTATTTCTAAATacttcattttgaaatgaatgCAGAGGAGAATTAGACTTTGAATGGGTTTGTGAAtggagttttaaatgtaccattTGCCTGAATGTCTTTCCACAAATGGAACACTGAAAGGGTTTCTGTCCAGTATGAATAAGAAAGTGTCTCTGTAGCTTATAAGGggaattaaaagattttaagcatacagtacactggTGGATTTTTTTGGTATCTGGGATAGTTTCTGTCACAAAAGAAGAGTTCACCTGATGTTCCTGAAGTATTTGCTTTGTTGCAGACTGTC
It encodes the following:
- the LOC102682977 gene encoding zinc finger protein 729 yields the protein MTGGISFEMISHPLAFEKMEEQPLPEMGSGFEIYHSSAESRLSIPTAPIKRCVKTEGEHQDIENAKSVLMNHQCSVCSKSFKFASKLERHYLIHTGQKPFTCSVCGKGFRQSIHLKKHQETHKKWRPFKNSFQLMDFANREQSFETKPYQATQDGSQCSYASSSHVELCAISQKDDKDEPEQPDFGDSKPTEQPGLNLNSTDSRNSPEWLLVDRQSATKQILQEHQVNSSFVTETIPDTKKIHQCTVCLKSFNSPYKLQRHFLIHTGQKPFQCSICGKTFRQMVHLKLHSQTHSKSNSPLHSFQNEVFRNRNFDNGDNELQFEDNALNEIRVMSVENECNSAQSYTTEEQHLSNLHIPKSASNVMCESSHLDQMAFNKSVTKCELPEKCLDSEQKSQCLSANGEQKRNHLCSVCLKCFSSPSKLRRHYLIHTDLRPFDCWECGKTFRQLAHLKVHQETHRNGRDFDNILQEEAFGETGEFDDQDESHSKHLLSNCDESFLVPAQLCSPKEHKPMSSYPPSQLNCSVNITPAHESNNKSSNSEEDLTAPSPIHDLKTETKQLLNFTALDEKSVHENGYVRNQCSICLKSFKFASKLERHYLIHTGLRPFKCPICGVTFRQAAHLKKHQAKHRKVDDSNYVFLGQDSGTVQDSALTDGHHRQHPSGDTDNVQQRSFQPCEENALQQAKQLQLNIVVKPEEPYEHWHDNKDEEAADTVAPEETISNNLLQQTIDYTKSEHQTLNRKLHQCAMCSKYFTSPYKLQRHFLIHTGQRPFDCKACGKTFRQLEHLKFHKRTHIRLEHLQQEETNIDRDPSTPQQIRSGSLIAETALNLDASLEQNPLEQSELEESQPPEIDSDMNIANAQENIFSSSESFDQPETRISISTESLPEEHTLGSDKIKNHRTHPCLMCLKCFDCPSKLQRHYLTHTGQKPFRCFACGKEFRQAIHLKVHQRTHNKWRAFKSAFQQQKFLNANRLSSQDQSQGNEKTSQSQPNHDNAPQSQEDTNLVEFSKIAEHTIDEDAFTEEVYQANHTYISENSDNADVSRRVYQCSKCLKCFSAPSQLERHYLIHTGQRPFECHICRRAFRQSSHLKAHYRTHRDIKTMKSNLQHRRLISLRRVADIKQNHTQKRPPLLHSVSNTAPAAFFSGAGKTHDGVQLTESSAHLESEKPILDNYVDLVTDTNGTPVQKKCLMQDQTSLGHQNTGRTEGKNVKKRIHQCCLCHKSFDCPSKLQRHYLSHTGQKPFECYVCERKFRQLTHLKRHQQSHNGLKKSISQPLHHGDHSPQGHLSPSILSHASVSQDKKQKQHTDTLRSDVLKQESYAVDGSGTPENKEVESSFTADSLALNMQNHEAENGESVHDSKRIYQCTRCLKCFEAPSQQDRHHLIHTAQKPFMCYICSNSFRQPSHLKTHQHTLKKLRALKHSYESNVNQEHNQSAQGVSLYDDQFAVSSLSLVLQEQKLNLAEPAVPHNPPQSTMGEYSTCLSEEESCNMPQTNLPESSQGKGCQRKEYQCSVCPKSFNSPSKLKRHFLIHTGLKPFKCYMCEKSFRQLCHLQNHQHTHSEWKFCDKTQSDFEKEHPCSLQNQSENHPPSEKLTYEIPWCASGAIQENIKGLEEQADCVSEPHGQNTNQCLTVNGSLDPAQEANDTVSDEILEECATDSSAKVEDGLKQKEKKHKCSECLKCFSSPSKLERHYLIHAGEKPFECSVCNKSFRQAAHLKVHQRIHAKQFGGSDSLQQEVTNNDFSEDHQGQNMHQSWQLEADSKTCPQYNTNQVAVERSGDDLPELDTASESDYTNGYWSSSSPSGLFKCMECNRYFGTERKLQVHKCTFKNQTQAKSTSRSLYQCAICFKSFDSPSKLKRHYVIHTGQRPFECSVCRKTFTQSCHLKTHQLTHFK